The genome window TGGCCAAGATGAGGCTGTGCTCAGTGGCGTAAATGAGCGCTGATGCTTGCTGGGCGCGCCTGGAACTCACGttttttttggtaacactttacaataaggttcattagttgacattagttaatgtattaactaataTGAAtgaaccatgagcaatacatttgttacagtatttattaatctttgttaatgttagttaatagaaataaagcttttaattgtttgttcaagtTAGTTCACGGTGCATTAACTAACTAACAGGGAGCTTTGATTCTCACTGGGTTTTGCGTTccattgtgggaatttttagggaTCAGACGTTTCTGTGCACAAAGATGACAATTGCTTgtggtgaacttttatatactccgcTAAGGGCATCAATGATATTGTCCGCAAACTTGGTCAACATTACCAAGACCATGAAGATGCTTAATTGCAAACATTAGGCTATTGTGGGTCATAGCGTCACCAACTGGCAGCAGGAAGTGTATTACTTGCAACATACTTTAGAATAGTCAACTGATATTGACCCACTTAAATACATTAGCCCACTGTGCCTTGTTTTCTGAGAGCCAGCATTGTGCCATATACTGCTAGGGCCTGTCATTGCttcttgcagctatatttaatGCATTGTTATGTACTGTTTCAGTACATTTTTCAACCACTACCAGTTACTTTGGGTTAGGGGTTAGATTTAGTTTTTTTACTCTGCAAAACTcatgtttttaaaatgaatcTGAACCATAACTGTGGACAAAAGTAATGGTAATGTTTGCTTTATCATAAGTTTACATGTATTTAATTCAGTGACCTTTGCTATTGTTCTTTTGGACCAATAAGCTTTTCTGTACTGGTTGCTTAAAGTTTTTTCCTACTTGAATAAAAGCACCTTTTGTTTACTGCTGCTCTTGGCCATACAAAGAAAGTGAGTTGAATGCCAATAAGAAGGactcttatggcgcttttccattgcatagtaccccacggtttagtttagtttgggtcgggtcagcttacttttgggagcttttccattgggtgcagtacgtagtacccgatactttttttcgtaccacctcggttggggttccaagcgacccgagctgataccaaacgtgacgcgaaaacactgtagatcactgattggtctgagagaatcgtcacgtcatcgctataatgtaaatattagctttagcttactgctagcttgcgctgtctcaagcaaacatgttgttatctgtgttctgctataagtttccaaacacccttttagtgatgaaaaacatccgcaggttgagaatccgggacaccataacagtttttccagacttgcagtttgtggcggcacattcgcgacctgcacgtccgcattatatatgcttaaatgcaacttgaatgaggctcagcggagcgccgtcgactgacgccacgggtcggatgtttgaacagaaactgtcatgtgagacagaggtagttataaacgcgatgtgcaaacatctatttgtggtggccaattttaattttgtggcagactgagaaataaatgaatgtatgggaatgtacaacaacgctctcacgtgtatgatgtcacagcagtaggcagcgtaaatataacgacacgcctataatccctcccactccgaagtgatactaaactcgatggaaaagctaaccacgctaaagtgaggtgagctgacccgacccaaactaaactaaaccgtggggtactatgcaatggaaaagcgccattagaaggggtgtgtgtgtgtgtgtgtgtgtgtgtgtgtgtgtgtgtgtgtgtgtgtgtgtgtgtgtgtgtgtgtagagagAGTTTCTAAAGTGTTGGAGGATGAATCGGAAGAAGAGTTGGGGGCAGGTGTCAGATCTGCATTTCACTCCTTTAAGACTCAGCTGagaacacatttttctgtgagTACAAGACAAAAACTAATTAATAAACTTTGATTACTAACAGTTATTGATTACTAACAGTGTCcttttttagttttgttttaCACAACTTTCATTTCATATGAGAACACTTGAAGTGTATTTATAGGAATAAAAGTTGCTTTGTCTCATGGTCATACATGTAGAGATATGAAATAAAGCAACACCTTTGGTAATTGCTTTGGTAATACACCactcaacatttgaagtggatcaaaatatttcataaacattttgaacaatacccgttcttgtcttaggacaactttgaacttttttgacccacttcaaatgttgactagcaTATTTCTTTAATATACTTGCATCAGTGTATGCCTTATTTGGAATGATATGAAGGGAAAATATCATGGGAATTAATCCTTTAATAGTTTAATGAACCAGGACTTTTTTTATCCAGAACAGGTATAAAAAAATCGAAGCTAGATCACTGCAGTCCTTAACAGACTGTCAAAGAAATGTGACCTCTCTCTTGGGAACTGTACATAGTCAAAGGTACAGAAGACAACATTAACATTCAGCAGCTTTTTTCATTGGTTGTACAGTACGTCAAATTAAACGATTACAATAATGCTGCTCACTTCCAATCTGTTTGGCAGTATTATTAACTACGTGCTAAGAATTAACTATGCTTGTCTGTGTGTAGACTCTTACATTTGGAGCATTTCCAGACCAGTGTGGTGCAGCAGCTGGAATGTTTGGAGCAGAACTGCCTGACTCTTAAATCCATCGAGAAAGAAACTGTGGTCTGTCTCCACTCTCTTACTTACTACAAAGTAGCATATTTCCTACACTTGATTGCAAAAACCCTGAAAAAGCCATGAGCATATAGTAATCTGAATGGAGGATATTTAATAGCAAAAGAAATTGCTTTTCTCTGTGTAATAGACTAGATGATTGTGTTTCAGAATTTCTGGCAGTTGGAGGCTAATACAGTTCGAGCTTTCTGTGATAGACAGCAAAAGAGGTATACAGTTAAAACCCATTTTATTTGCTCTTCAGTTTACATGAAGTGGAATTGGACCTATGTTTAAACGAGTGATTTAAAAATCACTTTTACATTATTCTGCATTATTTCTACATTATTCTGATGTAGAAGTTTCAAGTATTAGTACTACAATGTGGAAACATGATGTGTTTTTCATAATAATAGATTATAGTTCACAAATGTTAAGCAGTCAAAGGACGGTGTTTATTGGCTAATCCTTTTAGAAGGATTACTCTGGACTGGAGTGTTGAACTCTGAGGATTTTAAATGGTTTTATACACACATGGCCATAAGACAATATGAAgttaaaaatgcttttatcaATATGTGCAAGTGAGAGTTACTTTTCAGATTTAATGCTGCTAAAACACATCTCGGTGTGCAGCGCGTGGAGATGAAATTAGACTAGCGATACTTGTTtcctttttaatgtatttattcagTTGTTATCTATAGCTACTAAATGTTCACGTCACTTCACATGTGGCATTAAATGGTGGTATAAAAGTGCTTTTCTGCGTTTGTGTGTGGTGCTGTTTTCGAGGCAGGTTTACAAATTCAGTCAGACAGCCAAGTTTCCCTTACAAATTGCTGTATTGCatttaaaatttaacatttaagGCATGTACTTGAAATGATTACAAATaataagttaaataaaataatatacttATTCATAATACAATAAATATTACTTTGCACTGACCTGACCAATCAGCCAGGGTATGGCCACCCTAAGCCATACCCAACTGACCCCCAACCTACAGCAATCTTGCCCTTCTCTTTTCATACCTGTTATAAGCACATACTAGTTTTACACCCATTTCCCAATCTTAAAGCATTTTTCTGGATGATGTGAGGGGAGTTCAGCTtattatgaaaaacatttaatacATTAGTTTGTGAAAGTggattttaaatgtttcaaacaataaatgttgtatttttattgTAATATCATAAAATAAGTGGATACACTTAATTATTGTTTAAATCGTTTAAAAATTTTGAGAAATAAAtggtacatttatttattgaaataattattcattcaattgtTTTAAGTGATTTGGTCCTCAGATAGACTTGCATTTTGTTGACACTATCTTATTGAGAGGATGAGGgggcaaaagaaaaaaatttcttaaaaaaattctgtaacaTTTTTCTAGCCAATGCATTTATGAAATGAACCTACAGTGAATTGTATACATACTATGGTCAGTTGTgcagtttattttatgttagtaTTCTGAGCAAACCTGTGTTCCATGCTAGGTTGGATTCTTTAACAATCTCCCAGGAATCTACTGATGCTTCATACAGTCTGTCAGAGAGCCAAGAGACCCAAATCAGTGTGGTAAACGTTTTCTTTACAACCTTTACCGCAATGTCTAATGTTGAAAATTGGTACTGCGTGCTACAAATAATAACTAAACATACTTTGGTCTGTACGTGGATTATTAGATAACTTGAATTCAGATGTTTTTCAGCTTGCAGATCTTACAGCCTCCCAGTGTCCTCTGGGACAACTGTCGACAGAGGGTTCGTCTGCAGACCCTTCATAAGACGACGTgtgctttttgtttaaatttttctGTCTATGGGAATGTCTGCACTGTAttaaaatatctgatgtgtgtgtgtcaaataacaataaaaacacaGATCGTCAGGTTTACTAGGTACTATTTTAAGTGCTTTATTTAGATTTGTTATGGAAACATTCATTGTTCAACATTTCTCATTTAATGATCAATTATGAAATCCACAAACCTTCAAAACAATTTCAAATTAACATAGGCTTGCACATTTAGATATCAgtgtttaaaatgtcaaaaggagtggtaatgcttaaaaaaaacctcACAGCTTTGAAAGACAAAAAGATTTTCTAGAAACCATAGCCATGACTCAATTTTCTGTGATCACTGGATGAggaaataaaaactgtttagaGCTTGCATTCAGTTAGAGAACAATTTCTAGCCAGTGAAATAATTTGGAGGtaagcattattttttttatatatatatatatataaataatgtgTGGTATTGAGATAAAAATCTCAATACCATGATTGATGCGCCACCAAGCTTAACTGTCTTCACAGTGTATTGAATTAAGAGCCTCAGGTACTGTCAATAACCACTAGACCCGAAAAGAACAATTTGTTCAAAATGTTACGCCATTTTTCTTTGGGCCAGTTGATAGTAGAAAAAAGATCTGCACACTCTTATGTTCCCTTTATTTCCAAAAGTTAAAAAGCAGCAACAAACTTACAAGCATGGAACATTGTTCTAACAGGTGTCAGTAATTGAAATTGTTTGAACCTGTGAGTAGCCTCTACTTAATGAACAATTTTCCATGCTTTTGTGTAAGTTTGTCTGATGAAGGTCTTTGACCGAAACGTTGCTGCTTTTTACAGTAGCTTTTTGAAATAAAGGGAACATAACAGTGTGCAGatctttttttctatttaatgtTATTCTGCGCATGCCTTTTTTAAACAAGTGTTTTATGGGGGCTTCTTGCAAACAGCTTCGCATCAATCGGGTGTCTTTTGACTGTAACATTTAAGAtcatctttaatctttctagaAGTGATGAATTGCTGAATCTTTGCCATCCTGACTATTCTTATATCTATTTTTGTCACGGTTAGTCTGTCATGTTTTGAGTCTGTTCTGATTATTATCACCTGGACAATTACTCATTGATTGCCTGTCTTGTTTCACCTGATGTCAGTTAGTCAGTTTTAACAGTAGTTGCTTGCTTACAACTGTTTTGGGTTTTTATTGCCATGCATTTGAGATCTTTTTAGCTGAGCATCCTAAACTTTGTGGCATTTCTTTATACGTTTTCCCCTCTCAAATCAACTTTTAACCAAATTACAATGTTACTCTGCTAAAATAAAATGGGCCGTTCCAAACATTGCTCAAACAATGGGGGATTTGCTTCCCATCTTTCCTAATAAAGGACAAAAAGGATCTGTTTTAACACAATGTTTTCACAcaattttctaattaaacttcacactgatataatttttttttaccttttctcAAAAGTAGTATGGATCTCATTAACCAACGGGTCTATTGTTTGTCTATTACACTTCTACATCTGTAAGTAAATAATTTGCAATGCAGAAATATTACTAATAACAGTTGTTTATTATGTTACTGCTGTTGAactgctatttttttaacacaactgtatatgtatatatgtgtatatatagaaATTTCTTTACTTTCCAAGATTGTATTTCTTTTCTAGGCCTGAAAGTCACAATTTCAAATTCCCTGATATTTCCAGGTTTCCATGACTTTGTGAATGTCAAATGATCAAACAAGTCTAGCTAAAAATGAAGACTTATTAGTATTATGATCCATTATTAAATTCCTTCTAATGCATTTGACTGCAGCAAGTGGTTTTTAAGTAGAACTATTGTAAGGTGTCTTCTGTCGAAAAATAACTGGAAATGCATCTCTCTTGCATCCAGTTTCTAGAATAGATACTGTATTTCCTAACAgaagattttattttaaaagacaTTTGGCTCCTTGGTGACGTTTTGTGCCATAATGGACTGCCTTCACATAAAATGCACTATGTACACCGTTTACGTCAGTTCACAGTGTCAGGACTTGAAAGGAATGTAtgtataataaaaatacaaaaatagcTAAAAAGTACTTGTCTAATTATAAACCGTACTTTAATTACAGGTGATTATCGCTGCTATTACACTACTGTTTGACAACTGGATTTAATCATCAGTGTGCCTTCTGTTTATAGTTAGCTCCATTTAGAGATGAAAGGCCATTTGAATAATTGTTCTTATGATCTCCTACAACCTTTGCCAATCGGTCACCCCCCAGCCTCTTCTTTCTGTATGTCTGCAGAAAAATGCCATTTATTAATTAACAGCTGATAAGAGGGGAAACACAGTGACAATTACTACAAGCTCAGGGTGAATCactaaaatatgctcatttacATATGAAGAGCTGAAAAGGTGTAAAACCCttgttttcaaaacatgttttcttgtaaatttgcatttttttatcagactttatcggattctgccaacaaagcggtATTTCGAAATGACCTGAGGCCATGATTGCTGctttgaagcaaaagtatttgatgaaggTATAATACATGCCGAAAACATTCAGttatatcattatctcatttttgaaggAGGCTTTTGCATATGAGCTCCTTATTTTCAGTATGCATTTGACTGATACTTTTAACAAAGATGACTTGGacttttttatcagtatgcacAATGGTATTAAAACTTTGTACTTTTGCAGTGCTCTACCAGTTCAGCTACAGTCTCAAGAAATATCTTATGTAAAGGAATTGCATCTGTAAAATATGTAGAACAAGGATGAATATTCTCACCTGCATGTAAAAGTTGACAAAGAGGATAACAAGTGTGACCATGTAGAAGGTCTGAAATTTCAGACAGCCTAGAGGAAAACCACATGGAACGACCCATGCGCTTACTGTATGTGTTATAGTCAATACAAACTGAACCTGTGTGACAAAGGACAAAATATTACAAAGGAACACTCCTTTAACATAGCACAATGTATTTCTGTAAATGTTAAGGAAAGCTGAATATATAACAGCACGGTATAGTTAGAAAGAGTTTCCACACTGACCAGCTGAGCCTGGGTGAGATAGCGTTTCCACCACAGATATTTATGCATGGATGGAATGGTGGACAGACCATAGTAGGAATACATGAGAATGTGGATGAAACTGTTCAGCATCGGCCCAAAGAAACCTGAATGTGAACAGAGACGCAACTCTATATCACTTACTCTAAACCATCACGGCACCTGTTCACATATGTTTTCATATGTGAACTTAAGTAGATGTAAACAGTGAATACTGTCAATACAGTTAATATAATTAACATAAACAAAGCAAGGAAACATTAGCTTCGAAACAAAAGAGCTTTTTTACACCTTATTAAACACTAATATGTTTCCTTACACCAGTACAGTCTCTTTTTCCACGACCTACCCTGAAGTAATTTTATCCTTACTTTGTCCACAGGGTATCCAGTTGAGGACACACCACCAGATGTTAAACATTGAGGCATGATGATACACATGCAGGAAACTGATTTGGCTGTTTTTCTTCCTCAGCACAATGAAGATGGTGTCCAGGAACTCAATCAGCTTAGAGAAATAATACCACCAGAGGACTTTTGCAACCTatccatgtaaaaatgtattagctCTGCACTTAGTTAAATgtaacaaaattatgttttacattttaaattatttaaattaattcaaGACATTACTGTGTAAAGCATTAATAAGACATCTACTAAAAAGAGGTCTGTTTTATATCACTTAACAAAAGTGCACTATCATTGTCCTATATTGAAATTTTATCGTCCTTGTACTTGTACAATGACAATATAGTTGAGTCTAATCTAATAATCCATGGAGCTTTGCAATTGAAGTAATGACAGCATTTAGGAGGAATTGTGGTATTATTATGCCTTTTATTACAATGGATTCGTAAGCGAAGCACAGCAGCATAGTTGTTGCTTTTACAGTCAataagtttggtgtgtacaGCTGAATAGTAGCATGTGTAACGCAGACAAAACTGTTTGTATTACTTTATTAAGATTTAAAATACACTTAGGGAGGGACAAAACCTTTTcaacttataataaaatattttcaaatcgACTTTAAAATAACTTGGTTTTATCCATATTTTTTCATTCCCTGTGTAGGGGTAgtgaaaacataaaataaaataaatatacactaAAATGCAATTAGCAATTATGCAAataattagcatatatgtgacatcATGTCTGGTTTGCATTTGGTCtagtgttggcacctgaaatctgtttcacttctactctctgatctgtcacattttattttattttaacacaactaaatgttatttttacattatctgttctgttgtcagcATTGGAGTTGGAAGCACAAAAAAGTGTGTAGGTCCCAAACTTTACTGTAGTAATGTCATTTTCTTGTATTCTGGTGccttttaaataaacaattgcTTTTATTGCCTAAAAGCTTTGTTTACATTGAGTCGCGGTCATCAGGGTAGTGCAATTGCCGAAAGCAGTAAAAACATGAAGTGTTTAAGAGTTACATTTTTATGGTCTCTAAATGAGGCAAGTGAAATGGATTTTAAAAAGCAGCAGCGTGGAAGTCAAGGCTGTAGCTGAAACACGGACCCCCTTTTGCCCACAGAACTGCCTAATTTAGCAAGGTTGCATTTACGACTTAGGCTCATGTGATTGGCTTAGAAGCATTATCTCTGGCAACAAGTGTACATGCCAGCAGCATTCATATTGAGTACTTGGCTGTAAAGTACTTAACGAAAGGTTAGCAGTAGTGTTTTCCACACACACCCATTCTCTGTGTGCGAACCCCTCTATGGTGCGGTATTCGCACACGTGTTCTGCAGTTGTAACTCTCTGTA of Paramisgurnus dabryanus chromosome 22, PD_genome_1.1, whole genome shotgun sequence contains these proteins:
- the elovl2 gene encoding very long chain fatty acid elongase 2 isoform X1, yielding MDHFEAIDKLLNSIVDSLFGERDTRVRGWLLLDSYTPTFFLTITYLLLIYMGTIYMRNRPAYSLKNVLQLYNFFLTLLSFYMLVELISAVWSAGYRLQCQGLHEAGDADIRVAKVLWWYYFSKLIEFLDTIFIVLRKKNSQISFLHVYHHASMFNIWWCVLNWIPCGQSFFGPMLNSFIHILMYSYYGLSTIPSMHKYLWWKRYLTQAQLVQFVLTITHTVSAWVVPCGFPLGCLKFQTFYMVTLVILFVNFYMQTYRKKRLGGDRLAKVVGDHKNNYSNGLSSLNGANYKQKAH
- the elovl2 gene encoding very long chain fatty acid elongase 2 isoform X2, with translation MGTIYMRNRPAYSLKNVLQLYNFFLTLLSFYMLVELISAVWSAGYRLQCQGLHEAGDADIRVAKVLWWYYFSKLIEFLDTIFIVLRKKNSQISFLHVYHHASMFNIWWCVLNWIPCGQSFFGPMLNSFIHILMYSYYGLSTIPSMHKYLWWKRYLTQAQLVQFVLTITHTVSAWVVPCGFPLGCLKFQTFYMVTLVILFVNFYMQTYRKKRLGGDRLAKVVGDHKNNYSNGLSSLNGANYKQKAH